A stretch of Misgurnus anguillicaudatus unplaced genomic scaffold, ASM2758022v2 HiC_scaffold_33, whole genome shotgun sequence DNA encodes these proteins:
- the LOC141349069 gene encoding protein FAM131A-like isoform X2, translating to MLPKPRRAVTIQEIAALARSSLHGISQVVKDHVTKPTAMAQGRVAHLIEWNGWRKPTDTPSALESHLTSYSHLSEGEQEARFAAGVAEQFAIAEAKLRAWSSVDGDESNDDSYDEDFLPANEPVTQSTDLPSYPHYLRDLIHTQVCQNRLRVRGLCEAESGVGADLSPPVGSPGSPSETLCSSMCSLDERHPLLRDLGRHSDTPAADLAAKILGALQGGEELLLARLQRMGHRRGHSPCCLATYSETFENEDTPCKDCGGRVCLPPEYSSRRKVSDVASSGVVSLDEEEVDGDEEEEQ from the exons ATGTTACCAAAACCTCGACGCGCTGTTACCATTCAAGAGATCGCAGCGCTTGCTAGATCTTCACTTCACG GTATCTCACAGGTGGTTAAGGATCATGTGACAAAGCCCACAGCGATGGCACAGGGGCGTGTGGCACACCTGATCGAGTGGAATGGTTGGCGTAAACCCACAGACACACCCAGCGCTCTGGAGTCTCACCTCACATCATACTCACATCTGTCTGAGGGGGAACAGGAGGCCAGATTTGCTGCAG ggGTAGCGGAGCAGTTTGCCATCGCGGAGGCGAAACTTCGTGCTTGGTCTTCAGTAGATGGTGATGAATCGAATGATGATTCATATGATGAAGATTTTCTACCTGCAAATGAGCCGGTCACACAGAGCACAg ATCTTCCCTCGTACCCTCACTACCTGAGAGATCTGATACACACTCAGGTGTGTCAGAATCGCCTGCGGGTTCGAGGTCTGTGCGAGGCGGAGAGCGGCGTCGGAGCTGACCTTTCGCCTCCCGTAGGGTCGCCGGGGTCACCGTCCGAAACGCTCTGCTCCAGCATGTGCAGTTTGGACGAAAGACACCCGCTGCTGCGAGACCTCGGACGCCACTCGGACACCCCCGCCGCCGACCTCGCCGCCAAAATCCTCGGAGCTCTTCAGGGAGGGGAGGAGCTGTTGTTGGCCCGCCTCCAGAGGATGGGCCACAGACGAGGCCACTCCCCTTGTTGCTTGGCGACGTATTCCGAGACATTCGAAAACGAGGACACTCCTTGTAAGGATTGCGGAGGAAGAGTCTGCCTTCCTCCGGAGTATTCCTCTCGTAGAAAGGTGTCGGACGTGGCGTCGTCTGGCGTAGTCTCGCTCGACGAGGAAGAAGTGGACGGGGATGAAGAGGAAGAGCAGTGA